In the genome of Candidatus Hydrogenedentota bacterium, the window AGCCTATACAACTTTCGAGGCAGCGAAAGTGTGTCATGTCACGCATCACAGCATCAAGAATTGGATCAAACAAGGATTGATCAAAGCGTCGCGTACGTCGGGCGGGCACTACCGGATTTTAGAAAAAGATCTGGATACCTTCCGGGAAGAGTATGATATGTTTCCCCGTGACAAAATTATAGGGCATCGTCAGGTCATGATCGTTGATGATGATCCTGATGCGCTTGCATTAATGGAACGTATTTTAAGCGATGAAGGTTATGAACTTGTTATGGTCAGCAACGCTACTGAAGTGGGATTGCGTGCTGCTCAAACGGCTCCTGATCTTATTTTGCTGGACTTTCTGATGCCGGAAATTAACGGTTTTGATGTTTGCCGTGCCCTGCGCAACAATGAAATGACGCGCAATATCCCCATCATGGCGGTCACCTGTTTAGATAAAGAACAGGACATCGAGCGCGTCTTTTCCTGCGGCGCAGATGATTATCTTGCCAAACC includes:
- a CDS encoding response regulator, whose protein sequence is MDRERDQKAYTTFEAAKVCHVTHHSIKNWIKQGLIKASRTSGGHYRILEKDLDTFREEYDMFPRDKIIGHRQVMIVDDDPDALALMERILSDEGYELVMVSNATEVGLRAAQTAPDLILLDFLMPEINGFDVCRALRNNEMTRNIPIMAVTCLDKEQDIERVFSCGADDYLAKPFKVDKFLSKVKELMKRKVGNA